The following DNA comes from Naumovozyma dairenensis CBS 421 chromosome 4, complete genome.
TCAAGGAGTTTTCGTCGCTTGTTCTCTAGGCATAATCTAGTGTATATAGTCTAGTCTACCTTTAAATTTCATGCCTTTTTCTTCGGCTTTAACTGACGGCGACGGGGAAAANGTACGTTTTTTTATGGACAATTCTTAATCACCAAGTCACATGATCTGGGGAGCCTGAGGGCTGGGCGCTATTTTCNctctctctctctctctctctctctctNtatatatatatatatatatatatatatatatNNNNNNNNNNNNNNNNNNNNAACTGTATTAGAGTTTGTAGTCCTTTGACGACAgacagaagaagatatattGGAATGTTTATTGTgagaaaattaaaataaatgtatatgttttttattgttCATAGATGCACGTCTTGACCGTTGGCAAAACTTAGTAACATGTAGAAATTTAGTCCAGATATTAATAACCATACTAAGATTGCCGCTATCTTGACTATAAGGCCATTACTCATGTCTTTGTATACTGGTTCTTGTTTAATATTGTCATTAGCAACAATATTGCTACCTTCATTCATATTTTGTAACGGAATGTTTAAATCATCTGACTCATagtcattatcatcatagGGAAGCGCGTTTGTCTTATCATGTAGGCAATTGTTATGATCATTAATCTGAACACGCATAATACTCTTGTTACAAGTAAAATATAACAAGGGAGCTGAAACGAATGGTAATAACAACGAGAGAACCACTTGAGAGGCATTCAATGCACCAGAAAGTCCACTTCTACCAGCAACTAGAACTAAAATGAGACAAGGTGTAATCGCCACAGCTCTAGTTATAGATCTTCTTATTGCAGGTGGAACTGTCCAATTTAAAAATCCTTCACTGACCATTTGCCCACTTAGTGTACATACTATACCTGCACTTTGACcggaaaataataaagctAGGACAAATATCGTTCCTGCACCCTTAGATAACGTAGAACATAACAAATTataaatggaaaataaatcagCTTCTCCTGTATCTTGTGTAGTGCCATATAATGTTGCACCTGATACGATCAAAATGGCACAATTGACAAATAATGCCACTGtgaataaagaaattaacaATTCCGCAATGGTATAATGTAAAGTTTCATTAATGGCATCAAATGAAGGTTTATAGTTATCATGATTATTTTCCACATCTGTTTCATCAGGTAAATAATTACCGTTCTTAATATCATAATCTCTTAATCTTGGTTGAACTACACCAGATCctaaatataaagaatgTGGCATCACAGTGGCACCAAGAATGGCTAAACTTAAATATAATCCATCTCCGTCAAAGACCGCTCTACTTGGTAAAAATCCTGAAAAGACTTCCCCTACCGATCCAATATCGgaataaaataattcaatagtGAAGCACCCTACCGTTAAGACTAccaataatgaaacaaatgcTTCAAATAATCTGATTAATTTCATATCCCCATTCGGCTTGTAAGCCATCAAGACAATCAAAACATCCACAACGGTAAGTACAACACCCAATGCTAACGGCACtccaaataaaatatttaatgatattgcTGTCCCTACCACTTCCGCGAGATCAGTAGCAATGATGGCAACTTCAgctaatatatataatgtaaTATTCAATCCATGTGGTAGATGTTTTTTACAATTTTGAGCTAAATCCAACCCTGTGACGGCACCTAATTTTGCACAAAGACATTGCCAAAATGCAGCCATGAAATTTGATACTAAgatggaaaataataatttgtatCGATGTGCAGATCCTGCTGCCACAGCAGTACTATAATTACCGGGATCCATATATGAAACTGATACCATTAATCCGGGACCAATAAACCCTGAATATTTTCGTAGAATGGCTACTATAGTGGACCAATGTGATTGTGAAAGTGTTTCTGGAATTCTTGCAAAGGGATTTATAGAAAGACTCTCTGTGGATGTGATTTCATTCGGCGTTTCGATATCTTCTTCTCGTTCTTCATTTCGAGGGAGTGGTGTATATGATTTGGAAGGCATGCTGTGATGTGTTGAGATTGCTCTTATTTCCTTTCTCTTTAGATCTTCAAACAATGGAAGTATGGTATTTTTATTGCTGGTAATGGGAAGGAAACTAGATATGTATATGATTGATTCTATTAGATGGGTATCTTAGTCAAATATCTAATATAAAGTGTTACTGTTTACGTACTATTTTCAAACAGAGAAGTTGTATAGTTTTCTGTTAAAGATACCTCAGCGGTTTCAAAACATTACTTTGTCTCTCCGCTTTCCCGAAAGGcttaaaagaaaatacaCTGAACTAAAGTGTTTGGTCACTGgataatgaacaagaatGTATATTGATACATAGGAACATATATAATCACCTTTCTATGTCCATAAAATGTCATATTTTCAGGTAATATATGAATTTCTATTTTATCTAGACTACATGTCCATATTTTAATTGGAACCCAAAGCCGAAATTATCTCTTCTACAACTGGTCTGATGATATCCTTCTTGTTT
Coding sequences within:
- the SMF2 gene encoding divalent metal ion transporter SMF2 (similar to Saccharomyces cerevisiae SMF2 (YHR050W); ancestral locus Anc_5.282), producing the protein MPSKSYTPLPRNEEREEDIETPNEITSTESLSINPFARIPETLSQSHWSTIVAILRKYSGFIGPGLMVSVSYMDPGNYSTAVAAGSAHRYKLLFSILVSNFMAAFWQCLCAKLGAVTGLDLAQNCKKHLPHGLNITLYILAEVAIIATDLAEVVGTAISLNILFGVPLALGVVLTVVDVLIVLMAYKPNGDMKLIRLFEAFVSLLVVLTVGCFTIELFYSDIGSVGEVFSGFLPSRAVFDGDGLYLSLAILGATVMPHSLYLGSGVVQPRLRDYDIKNGNYLPDETDVENNHDNYKPSFDAINETLHYTIAELLISLFTVALFVNCAILIVSGATLYGTTQDTGEADLFSIYNLLCSTLSKGAGTIFVLALLFSGQSAGIVCTLSGQMVSEGFLNWTVPPAIRRSITRAVAITPCLILVLVAGRSGLSGALNASQVVLSLLLPFVSAPLLYFTCNKSIMRVQINDHNNCLHDKTNALPYDDNDYESDDLNIPLQNMNEGSNIVANDNIKQEPVYKDMSNGLIVKIAAILVWLLISGLNFYMLLSFANGQDVHL